In Mus musculus strain C57BL/6J chromosome 14, GRCm38.p6 C57BL/6J, the following are encoded in one genomic region:
- the Arhgap22 gene encoding rho GTPase-activating protein 22 isoform X11 has protein sequence MPFCPTKYLKRSRRLPRGGATEREKVPANPEALLLMASSQRDMEDWVQAIRRVIWAPLGRGIFGQRLEDTVHHERKFGPRLAPLLVEQCVDFIRERGLSEEGLFRMPGQANLVRDLQDSFDCGEKPLFDSTTDVHTVASLLKLYLRELPEPVIPFARYEDFLSCAQLLTKDEGEGTVELAKQVSNLPQANYNLLRYICKFLDEVQAHSDVNKMSVQNLATVFGPNILRPQIEDPVTIMEGTSLVQHLMTVLIRKHGQLFAATSLEEPASPHGTVEWGSEEVTRDHRGEPGSPGLPTHRTSSLDGPAAAVLSRTSPPRLGSQTGPAATSPGKKMHTLPVWKSSFRQQGSRSESPKGVNSSLEVPIISSGGNWLINGLSSLRSHRRASSGDRLKDTGSAQRLSTYDNVPPSSQFSSTASVASTSWSVASSSREASVSSCTACRASNSSACSSLHTEWALEPSPLPSSSEGHQSPDLGHSLDEPCVGSGSSEPNDPGSPTQAHVRRCRALQGQVAELRAELCQQRTEYKRSLKSIEEGSADLRKQMSRLEEELDQERKKYAMLEIKLRNSERAREDAERRNQLLQREMEEFFSTLGSLTTGTKGSRAPE, from the exons GGATCTTTGGCCAGCGGCTAGAGGACACAGTGCACCATGAGCGGAAGTTTGGTCCCCGGCTGGCACCTCTGCTGGTGGAGCAGTGTGTGGACTTCATCCGGGAGCGAGGACTCAGTGAAGAGGGCCTCTTCCGGATGCCTGGCCAGGCCAACCTGGTGAGGGACCTGCAGGATTCCTTCGACTGTGGGGAGAAGCCGCTGTTTGACAG CACCACAGACGTGCACACAGTGGCCTCCCTGCTGAAGCTCTACCTTCGGGAGCTCCCAGAGCCCGTCATCCCTTTCGCCAGGTATGAGGACTTCCTCAGCTGCGCCCAGCTGCTCACCAAGGACGAGGGGGAG GGGACTGTagagttggctaaacaagtgaGCAACCTTCCTCAGGCCAACTACAACCTGCTCAGATACATCTGCAA GTTTCTGGATGAAGTGCAGGCCCACTCAGATGTCAATAAGATGAGTGTCCAGAACTTGGCAACTGTCTTTGGTCCTAACATTCTTCGGCCACAGATAGAGGATCCAGTAACCATCATGGAAG GCACGTCTCTGGTTCAGCATCTGATGACTGTCCTCATCCGCAAACATGGACAGCTCTTTGCTGCAACCTCCCTTGAAGAACCTGCTTCACCACATGGCACAGTAGAGTGGGGCTCTGAAGAGGTCACCAGGGATCACCGGGGTGAGCCTGGCAGCCCTGGCTTGCCCACACATAGGACTTCATCTCTGGATGGGCCAGCTGCAGCAGTGCTATCTAGAACTTCGCCGCCGCGCCTTGGCAGCCAAACTGGCCCCGCAGCCACCAGCCCTGGGAAGAAGATGCACACTTTGCCTGTCTGGAAGTCTTCTTTTCGGCAGCAGGGATCCCGGTCAGAGAGCCCCAAAGGGGTCAACTCATCCTTAGAGGTACCCATCATCTCCTCTGGTGGGAACTGGCTCATAAACGGGCTATCGTCTCTTCGCAGCCACCGTCGGGCCTCATCGGGGGACCGCCTTAAAGATACAGGCTCGGCACAGAGACTCTCCACCTATGACAATGTGCCGCCATCTAGCCAATTTTCTAGCACTGCCAGCGTGGCCAGCACGTCATGGTCTGTAGCCTCGTCCTCCCGAGAGGCCTCTGTCAGCAGCTGCACAGCCTGCCGGGCCAGCAACTCTTCTGCCTGCAGCTCCTTACACACCGAGTGGGCTCTCgagccctctcctctccccagcaGCAGTGAGGGCCACCAGTCCCCGGACCTGGGCCACAGCCTGGATGAGCCATGTGTGGGCAGTGGCAGCAGTGAGCCCAATGACCCAGGCAGCCCCACACAGGCCCATGTTCGCCGCTGCCGGGCTCTCCAGGGCCAGGTGGCCGAGCTCAGGGCAGAGTTGTGTCAGCAGAGGACTGAGTACAAGAGGAGCCTGAAAAG CATCGAGGAGGGCAGTGCTGACCTGCGGAAGCAGATGTCTCGGTTGGAAGAGGAGCTGGACCAGGAGAGGAAGAAGTATGCCATGCTGGAGATCAAGCTCCGGAACTCGGAGCGAGCCCGGGAGGATGCGGAGCGCAGGAACCAGCTGCTgcagagggagatggaggagTTCTTCTCCACCCTGGGGAGCTTGACTACAGGGACCAAGGGGTCCAGAGCCCCGGAGTGA
- the Arhgap22 gene encoding rho GTPase-activating protein 22 isoform X10, with product MGLCCCKDWRGHLRAPKGGATEREKVPANPEALLLMASSQRDMEDWVQAIRRVIWAPLGRGIFGQRLEDTVHHERKFGPRLAPLLVEQCVDFIRERGLSEEGLFRMPGQANLVRDLQDSFDCGEKPLFDSTTDVHTVASLLKLYLRELPEPVIPFARYEDFLSCAQLLTKDEGEGTVELAKQVSNLPQANYNLLRYICKFLDEVQAHSDVNKMSVQNLATVFGPNILRPQIEDPVTIMEGTSLVQHLMTVLIRKHGQLFAATSLEEPASPHGTVEWGSEEVTRDHRGEPGSPGLPTHRTSSLDGPAAAVLSRTSPPRLGSQTGPAATSPGKKMHTLPVWKSSFRQQGSRSESPKGVNSSLEVPIISSGGNWLINGLSSLRSHRRASSGDRLKDTGSAQRLSTYDNVPPSSQFSSTASVASTSWSVASSSREASVSSCTACRASNSSACSSLHTEWALEPSPLPSSSEGHQSPDLGHSLDEPCVGSGSSEPNDPGSPTQAHVRRCRALQGQVAELRAELCQQRTEYKRSLKSIEEGSADLRKQMSRLEEELDQERKKYAMLEIKLRNSERAREDAERRNQLLQREMEEFFSTLGSLTTGTKGSRAPE from the exons GGATCTTTGGCCAGCGGCTAGAGGACACAGTGCACCATGAGCGGAAGTTTGGTCCCCGGCTGGCACCTCTGCTGGTGGAGCAGTGTGTGGACTTCATCCGGGAGCGAGGACTCAGTGAAGAGGGCCTCTTCCGGATGCCTGGCCAGGCCAACCTGGTGAGGGACCTGCAGGATTCCTTCGACTGTGGGGAGAAGCCGCTGTTTGACAG CACCACAGACGTGCACACAGTGGCCTCCCTGCTGAAGCTCTACCTTCGGGAGCTCCCAGAGCCCGTCATCCCTTTCGCCAGGTATGAGGACTTCCTCAGCTGCGCCCAGCTGCTCACCAAGGACGAGGGGGAG GGGACTGTagagttggctaaacaagtgaGCAACCTTCCTCAGGCCAACTACAACCTGCTCAGATACATCTGCAA GTTTCTGGATGAAGTGCAGGCCCACTCAGATGTCAATAAGATGAGTGTCCAGAACTTGGCAACTGTCTTTGGTCCTAACATTCTTCGGCCACAGATAGAGGATCCAGTAACCATCATGGAAG GCACGTCTCTGGTTCAGCATCTGATGACTGTCCTCATCCGCAAACATGGACAGCTCTTTGCTGCAACCTCCCTTGAAGAACCTGCTTCACCACATGGCACAGTAGAGTGGGGCTCTGAAGAGGTCACCAGGGATCACCGGGGTGAGCCTGGCAGCCCTGGCTTGCCCACACATAGGACTTCATCTCTGGATGGGCCAGCTGCAGCAGTGCTATCTAGAACTTCGCCGCCGCGCCTTGGCAGCCAAACTGGCCCCGCAGCCACCAGCCCTGGGAAGAAGATGCACACTTTGCCTGTCTGGAAGTCTTCTTTTCGGCAGCAGGGATCCCGGTCAGAGAGCCCCAAAGGGGTCAACTCATCCTTAGAGGTACCCATCATCTCCTCTGGTGGGAACTGGCTCATAAACGGGCTATCGTCTCTTCGCAGCCACCGTCGGGCCTCATCGGGGGACCGCCTTAAAGATACAGGCTCGGCACAGAGACTCTCCACCTATGACAATGTGCCGCCATCTAGCCAATTTTCTAGCACTGCCAGCGTGGCCAGCACGTCATGGTCTGTAGCCTCGTCCTCCCGAGAGGCCTCTGTCAGCAGCTGCACAGCCTGCCGGGCCAGCAACTCTTCTGCCTGCAGCTCCTTACACACCGAGTGGGCTCTCgagccctctcctctccccagcaGCAGTGAGGGCCACCAGTCCCCGGACCTGGGCCACAGCCTGGATGAGCCATGTGTGGGCAGTGGCAGCAGTGAGCCCAATGACCCAGGCAGCCCCACACAGGCCCATGTTCGCCGCTGCCGGGCTCTCCAGGGCCAGGTGGCCGAGCTCAGGGCAGAGTTGTGTCAGCAGAGGACTGAGTACAAGAGGAGCCTGAAAAG CATCGAGGAGGGCAGTGCTGACCTGCGGAAGCAGATGTCTCGGTTGGAAGAGGAGCTGGACCAGGAGAGGAAGAAGTATGCCATGCTGGAGATCAAGCTCCGGAACTCGGAGCGAGCCCGGGAGGATGCGGAGCGCAGGAACCAGCTGCTgcagagggagatggaggagTTCTTCTCCACCCTGGGGAGCTTGACTACAGGGACCAAGGGGTCCAGAGCCCCGGAGTGA
- the Arhgap22 gene encoding rho GTPase-activating protein 22 isoform X12 has product MGLMPAARAFSSCRACPRPPCHLPACCAPAAPGIFGQRLEDTVHHERKFGPRLAPLLVEQCVDFIRERGLSEEGLFRMPGQANLVRDLQDSFDCGEKPLFDSTTDVHTVASLLKLYLRELPEPVIPFARYEDFLSCAQLLTKDEGEGTVELAKQVSNLPQANYNLLRYICKFLDEVQAHSDVNKMSVQNLATVFGPNILRPQIEDPVTIMEGTSLVQHLMTVLIRKHGQLFAATSLEEPASPHGTVEWGSEEVTRDHRGEPGSPGLPTHRTSSLDGPAAAVLSRTSPPRLGSQTGPAATSPGKKMHTLPVWKSSFRQQGSRSESPKGVNSSLEVPIISSGGNWLINGLSSLRSHRRASSGDRLKDTGSAQRLSTYDNVPPSSQFSSTASVASTSWSVASSSREASVSSCTACRASNSSACSSLHTEWALEPSPLPSSSEGHQSPDLGHSLDEPCVGSGSSEPNDPGSPTQAHVRRCRALQGQVAELRAELCQQRTEYKRSLKSIEEGSADLRKQMSRLEEELDQERKKYAMLEIKLRNSERAREDAERRNQLLQREMEEFFSTLGSLTTGTKGSRAPE; this is encoded by the exons GGATCTTTGGCCAGCGGCTAGAGGACACAGTGCACCATGAGCGGAAGTTTGGTCCCCGGCTGGCACCTCTGCTGGTGGAGCAGTGTGTGGACTTCATCCGGGAGCGAGGACTCAGTGAAGAGGGCCTCTTCCGGATGCCTGGCCAGGCCAACCTGGTGAGGGACCTGCAGGATTCCTTCGACTGTGGGGAGAAGCCGCTGTTTGACAG CACCACAGACGTGCACACAGTGGCCTCCCTGCTGAAGCTCTACCTTCGGGAGCTCCCAGAGCCCGTCATCCCTTTCGCCAGGTATGAGGACTTCCTCAGCTGCGCCCAGCTGCTCACCAAGGACGAGGGGGAG GGGACTGTagagttggctaaacaagtgaGCAACCTTCCTCAGGCCAACTACAACCTGCTCAGATACATCTGCAA GTTTCTGGATGAAGTGCAGGCCCACTCAGATGTCAATAAGATGAGTGTCCAGAACTTGGCAACTGTCTTTGGTCCTAACATTCTTCGGCCACAGATAGAGGATCCAGTAACCATCATGGAAG GCACGTCTCTGGTTCAGCATCTGATGACTGTCCTCATCCGCAAACATGGACAGCTCTTTGCTGCAACCTCCCTTGAAGAACCTGCTTCACCACATGGCACAGTAGAGTGGGGCTCTGAAGAGGTCACCAGGGATCACCGGGGTGAGCCTGGCAGCCCTGGCTTGCCCACACATAGGACTTCATCTCTGGATGGGCCAGCTGCAGCAGTGCTATCTAGAACTTCGCCGCCGCGCCTTGGCAGCCAAACTGGCCCCGCAGCCACCAGCCCTGGGAAGAAGATGCACACTTTGCCTGTCTGGAAGTCTTCTTTTCGGCAGCAGGGATCCCGGTCAGAGAGCCCCAAAGGGGTCAACTCATCCTTAGAGGTACCCATCATCTCCTCTGGTGGGAACTGGCTCATAAACGGGCTATCGTCTCTTCGCAGCCACCGTCGGGCCTCATCGGGGGACCGCCTTAAAGATACAGGCTCGGCACAGAGACTCTCCACCTATGACAATGTGCCGCCATCTAGCCAATTTTCTAGCACTGCCAGCGTGGCCAGCACGTCATGGTCTGTAGCCTCGTCCTCCCGAGAGGCCTCTGTCAGCAGCTGCACAGCCTGCCGGGCCAGCAACTCTTCTGCCTGCAGCTCCTTACACACCGAGTGGGCTCTCgagccctctcctctccccagcaGCAGTGAGGGCCACCAGTCCCCGGACCTGGGCCACAGCCTGGATGAGCCATGTGTGGGCAGTGGCAGCAGTGAGCCCAATGACCCAGGCAGCCCCACACAGGCCCATGTTCGCCGCTGCCGGGCTCTCCAGGGCCAGGTGGCCGAGCTCAGGGCAGAGTTGTGTCAGCAGAGGACTGAGTACAAGAGGAGCCTGAAAAG CATCGAGGAGGGCAGTGCTGACCTGCGGAAGCAGATGTCTCGGTTGGAAGAGGAGCTGGACCAGGAGAGGAAGAAGTATGCCATGCTGGAGATCAAGCTCCGGAACTCGGAGCGAGCCCGGGAGGATGCGGAGCGCAGGAACCAGCTGCTgcagagggagatggaggagTTCTTCTCCACCCTGGGGAGCTTGACTACAGGGACCAAGGGGTCCAGAGCCCCGGAGTGA
- the Arhgap22 gene encoding rho GTPase-activating protein 22 isoform X13 — MSVQNLATVFGPNILRPQIEDPVTIMEGTSLVQHLMTVLIRKHGQLFAATSLEEPASPHGTVEWGSEEVTRDHRGEPGSPGLPTHRTSSLDGPAAAVLSRTSPPRLGSQTGPAATSPGKKMHTLPVWKSSFRQQGSRSESPKGVNSSLEVPIISSGGNWLINGLSSLRSHRRASSGDRLKDTGSAQRLSTYDNVPPSSQFSSTASVASTSWSVASSSREASVSSCTACRASNSSACSSLHTEWALEPSPLPSSSEGHQSPDLGHSLDEPCVGSGSSEPNDPGSPTQAHVRRCRALQGQVAELRAELCQQRTEYKRSLKSIEEGSADLRKQMSRLEEELDQERKKYAMLEIKLRNSERAREDAERRNQLLQREMEEFFSTLGSLTTGTKGSRAPE; from the exons ATGAGTGTCCAGAACTTGGCAACTGTCTTTGGTCCTAACATTCTTCGGCCACAGATAGAGGATCCAGTAACCATCATGGAAG GCACGTCTCTGGTTCAGCATCTGATGACTGTCCTCATCCGCAAACATGGACAGCTCTTTGCTGCAACCTCCCTTGAAGAACCTGCTTCACCACATGGCACAGTAGAGTGGGGCTCTGAAGAGGTCACCAGGGATCACCGGGGTGAGCCTGGCAGCCCTGGCTTGCCCACACATAGGACTTCATCTCTGGATGGGCCAGCTGCAGCAGTGCTATCTAGAACTTCGCCGCCGCGCCTTGGCAGCCAAACTGGCCCCGCAGCCACCAGCCCTGGGAAGAAGATGCACACTTTGCCTGTCTGGAAGTCTTCTTTTCGGCAGCAGGGATCCCGGTCAGAGAGCCCCAAAGGGGTCAACTCATCCTTAGAGGTACCCATCATCTCCTCTGGTGGGAACTGGCTCATAAACGGGCTATCGTCTCTTCGCAGCCACCGTCGGGCCTCATCGGGGGACCGCCTTAAAGATACAGGCTCGGCACAGAGACTCTCCACCTATGACAATGTGCCGCCATCTAGCCAATTTTCTAGCACTGCCAGCGTGGCCAGCACGTCATGGTCTGTAGCCTCGTCCTCCCGAGAGGCCTCTGTCAGCAGCTGCACAGCCTGCCGGGCCAGCAACTCTTCTGCCTGCAGCTCCTTACACACCGAGTGGGCTCTCgagccctctcctctccccagcaGCAGTGAGGGCCACCAGTCCCCGGACCTGGGCCACAGCCTGGATGAGCCATGTGTGGGCAGTGGCAGCAGTGAGCCCAATGACCCAGGCAGCCCCACACAGGCCCATGTTCGCCGCTGCCGGGCTCTCCAGGGCCAGGTGGCCGAGCTCAGGGCAGAGTTGTGTCAGCAGAGGACTGAGTACAAGAGGAGCCTGAAAAG CATCGAGGAGGGCAGTGCTGACCTGCGGAAGCAGATGTCTCGGTTGGAAGAGGAGCTGGACCAGGAGAGGAAGAAGTATGCCATGCTGGAGATCAAGCTCCGGAACTCGGAGCGAGCCCGGGAGGATGCGGAGCGCAGGAACCAGCTGCTgcagagggagatggaggagTTCTTCTCCACCCTGGGGAGCTTGACTACAGGGACCAAGGGGTCCAGAGCCCCGGAGTGA